A window of the Salipiger sp. H15 genome harbors these coding sequences:
- a CDS encoding 3-keto-5-aminohexanoate cleavage protein yields MSRLATLPRIMLAPNGARRTRADHPALPETIPQIVAASREAFEAGAGALHAHVRDAEARHVLDAGLYRELLAEMARAVPDMPVQITTEAVGIYSPDAQRALVRELQPEGVSVALREMWPEHGPDPEAQRFYAETDEAGIALQHILYAPDQVTRLATLWSEGLIPAPRQVLFVLGRYAPPTLSRPEDLGGFLEAARALPGDVQWAACAFGRTEQACLLRAAELGGAMRIGFENSIERPDGTPAMDNAAQVAALVQALDTALSPRGQQA; encoded by the coding sequence ATGAGCCGCCTCGCGACGCTGCCGCGCATCATGCTTGCCCCGAACGGCGCGCGCCGCACGCGCGCCGATCACCCCGCCCTGCCCGAGACCATCCCGCAGATCGTCGCGGCGTCCCGGGAGGCATTCGAGGCCGGGGCCGGCGCGCTGCACGCCCATGTGCGCGACGCCGAGGCCCGCCACGTGCTCGACGCCGGGCTCTACCGCGAGCTGCTGGCCGAGATGGCGCGCGCGGTGCCCGACATGCCCGTGCAGATCACCACCGAGGCGGTCGGAATCTACAGCCCCGACGCCCAGCGCGCGCTGGTGCGCGAGCTCCAGCCCGAGGGCGTCTCGGTCGCGCTGCGCGAGATGTGGCCCGAGCACGGTCCCGACCCCGAGGCGCAGCGTTTCTACGCCGAGACCGATGAGGCGGGCATCGCGCTCCAGCACATCCTCTACGCGCCGGATCAGGTGACGCGCCTCGCCACGCTCTGGTCCGAGGGGCTGATCCCCGCGCCGCGACAGGTGCTCTTCGTGCTCGGCCGCTACGCCCCGCCGACACTGTCGCGCCCCGAGGATCTGGGCGGCTTCCTCGAGGCCGCCCGCGCCCTGCCCGGGGACGTGCAATGGGCCGCCTGCGCCTTCGGACGCACCGAGCAGGCCTGCCTGCTTCGCGCCGCGGAACTCGGCGGAGCCATGCGCATCGGTTTCGAGAACAGCATCGAGCGCCCCGACGGCACCCCGGCAATGGACAATGCCGCGCAGGTGGCGGCGCTGGTGCAGGCCCTCGACACAGCCCTGTCCCCGCGGGGACAGCAGGCCTGA
- a CDS encoding rhomboid family intramembrane serine protease — MFPIRDHNPSGRTPYVTYALIIANTVIFLGYWTLFNDPMALDAFFERWALFPAHISQGYGYSGILTSMFLHGGFMHLFGNMLFLFIFGDNIEDMLGHVRYLLFYLASGIAAALLQYVADPSSAVPTVGASGAIAGVMGAYLLLFPKARVDILIILIIIFKVLPIPAWLLLAVWFGLQIFSGIGSAGAEGGVAYWAHVGGFIAGLVMIAPVWLARGGPAFWNRTHGKPPHPEALYSVGRTHVPRAGTRQNGRKGPWSRP; from the coding sequence ATGTTCCCGATCCGCGACCATAACCCCTCGGGGCGCACGCCCTATGTCACCTACGCGCTGATCATCGCCAACACGGTGATCTTCCTCGGGTACTGGACGTTGTTCAACGACCCGATGGCGCTCGACGCCTTCTTCGAGCGGTGGGCGCTCTTCCCGGCGCATATCTCGCAGGGCTACGGCTACTCGGGCATCCTCACCTCGATGTTCCTGCACGGCGGGTTCATGCATCTCTTCGGCAACATGCTGTTCCTGTTCATCTTCGGGGACAATATCGAGGACATGCTGGGGCACGTGCGCTACCTGCTCTTCTACCTCGCCTCGGGCATCGCGGCGGCGCTTCTGCAATACGTCGCCGACCCGAGCTCGGCGGTGCCCACGGTCGGCGCCTCGGGCGCGATCGCCGGGGTCATGGGGGCCTACCTGCTGCTCTTCCCCAAGGCGCGGGTCGACATCCTCATCATCCTGATCATCATCTTCAAGGTGCTGCCGATCCCCGCCTGGCTGCTGCTGGCGGTCTGGTTCGGCCTGCAGATCTTCAGCGGCATCGGCAGCGCCGGGGCCGAGGGCGGCGTCGCCTACTGGGCGCATGTCGGCGGCTTCATCGCCGGGCTGGTGATGATCGCCCCGGTCTGGCTGGCGCGCGGCGGGCCGGCCTTCTGGAACCGCACCCACGGCAAGCCGCCGCATCCCGAGGCGCTCTACTCGGTCGGCCGCACCCATGTCCCCCGCGCGGGGACGCGACAGAACGGAAGAAAGGGCCCATGGTCACGCCCCTGA
- a CDS encoding GFA family protein, with protein MVTPLTDAEPGTSPVKVTCHCGACELSVTLSAGLSTARRCDCSFCRRRGAAAVTAPMGGVEVVRGAETLTLYQFGTNTAEHYFCAVCGIYMYHRRRSNPNEFGVNMGGIEGVNPAEHEPIPWSDGVNHPSDR; from the coding sequence ATGGTCACGCCCCTGACGGACGCGGAGCCGGGAACCTCCCCGGTCAAGGTCACCTGCCATTGCGGCGCCTGCGAGCTCTCGGTCACGCTCTCGGCCGGGCTCTCCACCGCGCGCCGCTGCGACTGCTCCTTCTGCCGCCGCCGCGGCGCCGCGGCGGTCACCGCGCCGATGGGCGGGGTCGAGGTGGTGCGGGGCGCGGAGACGCTCACGCTCTACCAGTTCGGCACCAACACCGCGGAGCATTACTTCTGCGCGGTCTGCGGCATCTACATGTACCACCGCCGCCGCTCGAACCCGAACGAGTTCGGGGTGAACATGGGCGGCATCGAGGGGGTGAACCCCGCCGAGCACGAGCCGATCCCCTGGTCGGACGGGGTGAACCATCCCTCCGACCGCTGA
- a CDS encoding inositol monophosphatase family protein, producing MQGSANLNIMIKAARKAGRSLVKDFREVENLQVSMKGAGDFVSRADIAAEKILKDELLGARPTYGWLGEEGGGQDGEDPTRRWIVDPLDGTTNFLHGLPHWAISIALEHKGKIVAGVVFDPAKDEMFYAEKGAGAWLNDSRRLRVSGRNRMIEAIFATGVPFAAKKTLPATLKDLARLMPECAGVRRWGSAALDLAYVAAGRYDGYWERELSIWDIAAGGLIASEAGALVDGIREGHDPHETGSILCASSNIFDPFAKVIREI from the coding sequence ATGCAGGGCAGTGCCAACCTCAACATCATGATCAAGGCCGCGCGCAAGGCGGGCCGGTCGCTGGTCAAGGACTTCCGCGAGGTCGAGAACCTTCAGGTCTCGATGAAGGGGGCCGGCGACTTCGTCAGCCGCGCCGACATCGCCGCCGAGAAGATTCTCAAGGACGAGCTTCTGGGCGCGCGCCCGACCTACGGCTGGCTCGGTGAAGAGGGCGGCGGCCAGGACGGCGAGGATCCGACCCGCCGCTGGATCGTCGATCCGCTCGATGGCACCACCAACTTCCTGCACGGCCTGCCGCACTGGGCGATCTCGATCGCGCTCGAGCACAAGGGCAAGATCGTCGCGGGCGTGGTGTTCGACCCGGCCAAGGACGAGATGTTCTACGCCGAGAAGGGCGCCGGCGCCTGGCTCAACGACTCGCGCCGCCTGCGCGTCTCGGGCCGCAACCGGATGATCGAGGCGATCTTCGCCACCGGCGTGCCCTTCGCCGCCAAGAAGACCCTGCCGGCGACGCTCAAGGACCTCGCCCGCCTGATGCCCGAATGCGCCGGCGTGCGGCGCTGGGGCTCGGCGGCGCTCGACCTCGCCTACGTGGCGGCGGGCCGCTACGACGGCTACTGGGAGCGCGAGCTCTCCATCTGGGACATCGCCGCGGGCGGGCTCATCGCCTCCGAGGCGGGCGCGCTGGTGGACGGCATCCGCGAGGGCCACGACCCGCACGAGACCGGCTCGATCCTCTGCGCCAGCAGCAACATCTTCGACCCCTTCGCCAAGGTGATCCGCGAGATCTGA
- a CDS encoding BCCT family transporter, translated as MAKLEPPLSDLPIKTADKGFYNGFSLDVTVTSKLAVGGLVLWAVAFPEQAGNVLGGLNSFILANFASWYIYVMAFFVLVCLALAIWPAAGRLKLGRDDEKPEFDNFSWFSMMFGAGIGVGMLTWAVAEPIYHFRNNPEVMLGLAEGGSLDNFMNAYKYSYLHWGFSAWSSYAIAGLSLGYFTYRRGLPLTIRSSLTPLFGSALSGPLGHLVDIVAVIATILGVAQTLGFGVEQFVAGMSKIGIGDWLVTPEGNASPAGIIVALIVIMGASTLSALSGVGKGIKWLSNLNMGLSIFLLAFLMIFGSTWFGMQALFMGMVDYILALPKMLFTVYRPDGTETGDALSGWQGAWTVFYWAWWVAFAPFVGLFLARISRGRTIREFVLGAMIVPSIMCFVWFSFAGGTAIDMELSGVAGGQIFASTDGAKIFTMTGIMLGDVLGWGMAVIIVILLMTYLVTSADSAVLIVNTINAAGDEGPKARPHIIFWGVTLGIVVAALLLVGGLTAIQTAMVIGALPFSVVMLLMCLSLFKAIYRDGLRAQQGVPSVTVEMPPAE; from the coding sequence ATGGCAAAACTCGAACCTCCCCTCTCGGACCTTCCGATCAAGACCGCCGACAAGGGTTTCTACAACGGCTTCTCGCTCGACGTGACGGTGACCTCCAAGCTCGCCGTGGGCGGGCTGGTGCTCTGGGCGGTCGCCTTCCCCGAGCAGGCGGGCAATGTGCTCGGCGGGCTCAACAGCTTCATCCTCGCCAACTTCGCCAGCTGGTACATCTACGTGATGGCCTTCTTCGTGCTGGTCTGCCTCGCGCTGGCGATCTGGCCCGCGGCGGGCAGGCTCAAGCTTGGCCGTGACGACGAGAAACCCGAGTTCGACAATTTCTCGTGGTTCTCCATGATGTTCGGCGCGGGCATCGGGGTCGGCATGCTGACCTGGGCGGTGGCCGAGCCGATCTACCACTTCCGCAACAACCCCGAGGTGATGCTTGGCCTCGCCGAGGGCGGGAGCCTCGACAACTTCATGAACGCCTACAAGTACAGTTACCTGCACTGGGGCTTCTCGGCCTGGTCCTCCTATGCCATCGCCGGGCTGTCGCTCGGCTATTTCACCTACCGCCGCGGCCTGCCGCTGACCATCCGCTCGTCGCTGACGCCGCTCTTCGGCTCGGCGCTCTCGGGCCCGCTCGGGCATCTCGTCGACATCGTCGCGGTGATCGCCACGATCCTCGGCGTGGCGCAGACGCTGGGTTTCGGCGTCGAGCAGTTCGTCGCCGGGATGAGCAAGATCGGCATCGGCGACTGGCTTGTGACCCCCGAGGGCAACGCCTCGCCCGCCGGGATCATCGTCGCGCTGATCGTCATCATGGGGGCCTCGACCCTCTCGGCGCTCTCGGGCGTGGGCAAGGGGATCAAGTGGCTGTCGAACCTCAACATGGGGCTGTCGATCTTCCTGCTCGCCTTCCTGATGATCTTCGGCTCGACCTGGTTCGGGATGCAGGCGCTCTTCATGGGCATGGTCGACTACATTCTCGCGCTGCCGAAGATGCTGTTCACCGTCTACCGCCCCGACGGCACCGAGACGGGCGACGCGCTCTCGGGCTGGCAGGGCGCCTGGACGGTGTTCTACTGGGCCTGGTGGGTGGCCTTCGCGCCCTTCGTCGGCCTCTTCCTCGCCCGCATCTCGCGTGGCCGGACGATCCGCGAGTTCGTGCTGGGCGCGATGATCGTCCCGTCGATCATGTGCTTCGTCTGGTTCTCCTTCGCCGGCGGCACGGCGATCGACATGGAGCTCTCGGGCGTCGCGGGCGGCCAGATCTTCGCCTCCACCGACGGGGCCAAGATCTTCACCATGACCGGCATCATGCTCGGCGACGTGCTGGGCTGGGGCATGGCGGTGATCATCGTGATCCTGCTGATGACCTATCTCGTGACCTCGGCCGACTCGGCGGTGCTGATCGTCAACACGATCAACGCGGCGGGGGACGAGGGGCCGAAGGCGCGGCCGCACATCATCTTCTGGGGCGTGACGCTCGGCATCGTGGTGGCGGCGCTGCTGCTGGTCGGCGGGCTCACCGCGATCCAGACCGCGATGGTGATCGGCGCGCTGCCCTTCTCGGTGGTGATGCTGCTGATGTGCCTCAGCCTCTTCAAGGCGATCTACCGCGACGGGCTGCGCGCGCAGCAGGGCGTGCCCTCGGTGACGGTCGAGATGCCGCCCGCCGAGTGA
- the betC gene encoding choline-sulfatase encodes MSPQSRPNILIFMVDQLNGTLFPDGPAEWLHAPNLKALAARSTRFRNTYTASPLCAPGRASYMSGQLPSRTGVYDNAAEFASSIPTYAHHLRRAGYQTCLSGKMHFVGPDQLHGFEERLTTDIYPPDFGWTPDYRKPGERIDWWYHNMGSVTGSGVAEISNQMEYDDEVAYHATRKVYDLGRGHDARPWCLTVSFTHPHDPYVARRRYWDLYADCEHLLPEVGPIPYEDQDAHSKRIFDANDWRSFDLTEDDVRRSRRAYFANISYLDDKIGQVMEALRGTRQEEDTIVLLVSDHGDMLGARGLWFKMSFFEGAARVPLMIAAPQMAPGRVDVPVSNIDVCPTLCELAGVPMDEIAPWTDGESLVPLGQGGVRGTPVAMEYAAEASYAPLVCLRQGRWKYIRCALDPELLFDLQADPHELRNLAEDPRHAATLATFRSAADARWDLARFDAEVRQSQARRWIVYEALRNGAYFPWDFQPLQKASERYMRNHMDLNVVEENARFPRGE; translated from the coding sequence ATGAGCCCGCAGAGCCGCCCGAACATCCTGATCTTCATGGTCGACCAGCTGAACGGCACGCTGTTCCCCGACGGCCCCGCCGAGTGGCTGCACGCCCCGAACCTCAAGGCGCTGGCGGCGCGCTCCACCCGCTTCCGCAACACCTACACCGCCTCGCCGCTCTGCGCGCCGGGCCGGGCGAGCTACATGTCGGGCCAGCTGCCCTCGCGCACCGGGGTCTACGACAACGCCGCCGAGTTCGCCTCGTCGATCCCCACCTACGCGCACCACCTGCGCCGCGCCGGCTACCAGACCTGCCTGTCGGGCAAGATGCACTTTGTCGGACCCGACCAGCTGCACGGGTTCGAGGAAAGGCTGACCACCGACATCTATCCGCCCGATTTCGGCTGGACCCCGGACTACCGCAAGCCCGGTGAGCGCATCGACTGGTGGTATCACAACATGGGCTCGGTGACCGGCTCGGGCGTCGCCGAGATCTCGAACCAGATGGAATACGATGACGAGGTCGCCTACCACGCCACGCGCAAGGTCTACGATCTTGGCCGGGGCCATGACGCCCGCCCGTGGTGCCTGACGGTCAGCTTCACCCACCCGCACGATCCCTACGTGGCGCGGCGCAGGTACTGGGACCTCTACGCGGACTGCGAGCACCTGCTGCCCGAGGTCGGGCCGATCCCCTACGAGGATCAGGACGCCCATTCGAAGCGCATCTTCGACGCCAACGACTGGCGCAGCTTCGACCTGACCGAGGACGACGTGCGCCGCTCGCGCCGCGCCTATTTCGCCAACATCTCCTATCTCGACGACAAGATCGGGCAGGTGATGGAGGCGCTGCGCGGCACCCGGCAGGAGGAGGATACCATCGTCCTGCTGGTCTCGGACCACGGCGACATGCTGGGGGCGCGCGGGCTCTGGTTCAAGATGTCCTTCTTCGAGGGCGCGGCCCGCGTGCCGCTGATGATCGCCGCGCCGCAGATGGCGCCCGGGCGCGTCGACGTGCCGGTCAGCAACATCGACGTCTGCCCGACGCTCTGCGAGCTGGCCGGGGTGCCGATGGACGAGATCGCCCCCTGGACCGATGGCGAGAGCCTCGTGCCGCTGGGGCAGGGCGGGGTGCGCGGCACGCCGGTGGCCATGGAATACGCCGCCGAGGCCTCGTATGCGCCGCTGGTCTGCCTGCGGCAGGGGCGCTGGAAATACATCCGCTGCGCGCTCGATCCCGAGCTGCTTTTCGATCTGCAGGCCGATCCGCACGAGCTCAGAAACCTCGCCGAGGACCCCCGCCACGCCGCCACGCTCGCGACCTTCCGCAGCGCCGCCGACGCCCGCTGGGATCTCGCCCGGTTCGACGCCGAGGTGCGCCAGAGCCAGGCGCGGCGCTGGATCGTCTACGAGGCGCTGCGCAACGGCGCCTATTTCCCCTGGGATTTCCAGCCTCTCCAGAAGGCCTCCGAGCGCTACATGCGCAACCACATGGACCTCAACGTCGTCGAGGAGAACGCGCGCTTCCCCCGCGGCGAATGA
- a CDS encoding LysR substrate-binding domain-containing protein produces the protein MPDIDNPYGTFARYSADLSLFLLVADCGQLSRAAELAGLSQPRLSQRMKSLEEALSRVLLRRERRGVTLTAAGQELRAALSPHLAEAAAGFARFQRPAGRRTVVIETDLAFAGLRFLPVFPSLCAAFPGLGISLLTRQMPEADPGPDVDLMIRMEPRRDESPGECCLFPERVLAVCSPGFLAAHPGLASPGQLKDLPLIELTATGSPPWFTWSSWLAGLGPGTRGSGDRLSFNSYDHVIQAAEKGLGVALGWRGLIDSRLETGALVPALPAELESPRGYMLRMLARQPGDELRAVYDWIRRAFGGAGLSPRG, from the coding sequence ATGCCTGACATTGACAATCCTTATGGCACATTCGCCCGCTACAGCGCCGACCTCAGCCTCTTCCTGCTGGTGGCGGACTGCGGGCAGCTGTCGCGCGCCGCGGAACTGGCGGGCCTGTCGCAGCCGCGGCTGAGCCAGCGGATGAAATCGCTCGAGGAGGCTCTCAGCCGGGTGCTGCTGCGGCGCGAGCGGAGGGGCGTCACCCTCACCGCCGCCGGGCAGGAACTGCGCGCGGCGCTGAGCCCGCACCTCGCCGAGGCGGCGGCGGGCTTCGCCCGGTTCCAGCGCCCCGCCGGCCGCCGGACGGTGGTGATCGAGACCGACCTCGCCTTTGCCGGGCTGCGCTTCCTGCCGGTCTTTCCCTCGCTCTGCGCCGCCTTTCCGGGGCTCGGCATCTCGCTGCTGACCCGGCAGATGCCCGAGGCCGATCCCGGCCCCGACGTCGACCTGATGATCCGCATGGAACCGCGGCGCGACGAGAGCCCGGGCGAGTGCTGCCTCTTTCCCGAACGGGTGCTGGCGGTGTGCAGCCCCGGCTTTCTCGCGGCCCACCCCGGCCTGGCCAGCCCGGGACAGCTGAAGGACCTGCCGCTGATCGAACTGACCGCCACGGGCTCGCCGCCGTGGTTCACCTGGTCGAGCTGGCTGGCCGGGCTTGGCCCCGGGACGCGCGGCAGCGGCGACCGGCTCAGCTTCAACAGCTACGATCACGTGATTCAGGCGGCGGAAAAGGGGCTGGGGGTGGCACTCGGCTGGCGCGGGCTGATCGACAGCCGGCTCGAGACCGGGGCGCTGGTCCCTGCCCTGCCGGCCGAGCTGGAAAGCCCGCGCGGCTACATGCTGCGGATGCTCGCCCGGCAGCCGGGCGACGAGTTGCGCGCGGTCTACGACTGGATCAGGCGGGCGTTCGGCGGCGCGGGGCTCAGCCCTCGCGGCTGA
- a CDS encoding pyridoxal phosphate-dependent aminotransferase gives MPFLSETLARVKPSPTVAVTQLANELKAAGKDVIGLGAGEPDFDTPEHIRDAAKAAIDAGKTRYTAPDGIIELKQAICAKFARENGLSYKPSQISVSTGGKQVLYNAFMATLNPGDEVIIPAPYWVSYPDMVKLGQGEPVIIEGAPERGYKITPEQLEAAITPKTKWFLFNSPSNPTGAGYSRAELKALTDVLMKHPHVWIMSDDMYEHLAYDGFEFCTPAEVEPALYERTLTCNGVSKAYAMTGWRIGYAGGPEPLIAAMRKIQSQSTTNPCSISQWAAVEALNGPQEFLGEWVEVFKRRRNLVVEALNAVEGITCPTPEGAFYVYPTINGLLGKTSAGGRKIDTDEDFATALLEETGVAVVFGAAFGLSPAFRISYATSDAALTEACKRIAAFCEGLR, from the coding sequence ATGCCCTTTCTTTCCGAGACCCTCGCCCGCGTGAAACCCTCGCCGACCGTGGCGGTGACCCAGCTTGCCAACGAGCTGAAGGCCGCCGGCAAGGACGTGATCGGCCTTGGCGCCGGCGAGCCGGATTTCGACACGCCCGAGCATATCCGGGACGCGGCAAAGGCGGCGATCGACGCGGGCAAGACCCGCTACACCGCCCCCGACGGCATCATCGAGCTGAAGCAGGCGATCTGTGCCAAGTTCGCGCGCGAGAACGGGCTGAGCTACAAGCCCTCGCAGATCTCGGTCTCGACCGGCGGCAAGCAGGTGCTCTACAACGCTTTCATGGCGACGCTGAACCCGGGCGACGAGGTGATCATCCCCGCGCCCTACTGGGTGAGCTACCCGGACATGGTGAAGCTCGGGCAGGGCGAGCCGGTGATCATCGAGGGCGCGCCCGAGCGCGGCTACAAGATCACGCCCGAGCAGCTCGAGGCGGCGATCACCCCGAAGACCAAGTGGTTCCTCTTCAACTCGCCGTCGAACCCCACCGGCGCGGGCTACTCGCGCGCCGAGCTGAAGGCGCTGACCGACGTGCTGATGAAGCACCCGCATGTCTGGATCATGTCCGACGACATGTACGAGCACCTCGCCTATGACGGGTTCGAGTTCTGCACCCCGGCCGAGGTCGAGCCGGCGCTCTACGAGCGCACGCTGACCTGCAACGGCGTCTCCAAGGCCTACGCGATGACCGGCTGGCGCATCGGCTACGCGGGCGGGCCCGAGCCGCTGATCGCCGCGATGCGCAAGATCCAGTCGCAGAGCACCACCAACCCCTGCTCGATCAGCCAGTGGGCGGCGGTCGAGGCGCTGAACGGGCCGCAGGAGTTCCTCGGCGAATGGGTCGAGGTGTTCAAGCGCCGCCGCAACCTCGTGGTCGAGGCGCTGAACGCGGTCGAGGGCATCACCTGCCCGACCCCCGAGGGCGCCTTCTACGTCTACCCGACCATCAACGGCCTGCTCGGCAAGACCTCGGCGGGCGGCCGGAAGATCGACACGGACGAGGATTTCGCCACCGCGCTGCTCGAAGAGACCGGCGTCGCCGTGGTCTTCGGCGCGGCCTTTGGCCTCTCGCCCGCGTTCCGCATCTCCTACGCCACCTCGGACGCGGCGCTGACCGAGGCCTGCAAGCGCATCGCCGCCTTCTGCGAAGGCCTCCGCTGA
- a CDS encoding helix-turn-helix domain-containing protein, with protein MTDESNWYGPDTATFGDRLAAAREAAGMEQEALARRLGVRLKTLQGWENDLSEPRANRLQMLAGLLGVPMVWLITGEGDGLAAPDEEEAAISPDLDETLLELRALRGEMRATGERLGRLEKKLRKMLKERA; from the coding sequence ATGACAGACGAAAGCAACTGGTACGGCCCCGACACGGCCACTTTCGGCGACCGGCTCGCCGCCGCGCGCGAGGCCGCGGGCATGGAGCAGGAGGCGCTGGCCCGGCGGCTCGGGGTGCGGCTGAAGACCCTGCAGGGCTGGGAGAACGACCTGTCCGAGCCGCGCGCCAACCGGCTGCAGATGCTGGCGGGCCTGCTCGGCGTGCCGATGGTCTGGCTGATCACCGGCGAGGGCGACGGGCTTGCCGCCCCGGACGAGGAGGAGGCCGCGATTTCCCCCGATCTCGACGAAACGCTGCTTGAACTTCGCGCCCTGCGCGGCGAAATGCGCGCAACGGGCGAGCGTCTTGGCCGCCTCGAGAAGAAATTGCGAAAGATGCTCAAGGAAAGGGCCTGA
- a CDS encoding succinate dehydrogenase assembly factor 2, whose product MTEETREHRLKRLRMRSMRRGTKEMDIILVRYADARLDEMTPAELDAYEALLDEYDPDLYQWISGQRPAPEELRPLIAEIARIAANG is encoded by the coding sequence ATGACCGAAGAGACCCGCGAACACCGGCTCAAGCGGCTCCGGATGCGCTCGATGCGCCGTGGCACCAAGGAGATGGACATCATCCTCGTGCGCTACGCCGACGCGCGGCTCGACGAGATGACCCCGGCCGAGCTCGACGCCTACGAGGCGCTGCTCGACGAGTACGATCCCGATCTCTACCAGTGGATCTCCGGCCAGCGCCCCGCCCCCGAGGAGCTGCGCCCGCTGATCGCCGAGATCGCCCGCATCGCCGCCAACGGCTGA
- a CDS encoding winged helix DNA-binding protein: MSIHAPLGRKPVTGYVAGYLESLSLLERLHRLLLDVIKDEFERVGILEINAVQALLLFNIGDNEVTAGELKSRGYYQGSNVSYNLKKLVDMGYMHHQRCEIDRRSVRVRLTDKGRNIRTLVDELFHRHSEGLEARQIVDLQGLEDVNSGLRRLERFWTDQIRYIY, translated from the coding sequence ATGAGCATCCATGCCCCCCTGGGAAGAAAGCCGGTCACGGGCTACGTGGCGGGTTACCTTGAATCCCTCTCCTTGCTCGAGCGGCTGCACCGGCTGCTGCTCGACGTGATCAAGGACGAGTTCGAGCGCGTCGGCATCCTCGAGATCAACGCGGTGCAGGCGCTGCTGCTGTTCAACATCGGCGACAACGAGGTGACGGCGGGCGAGCTGAAATCGCGCGGCTACTACCAGGGCTCGAACGTCAGCTACAATCTCAAGAAGCTGGTCGACATGGGCTACATGCACCACCAGCGCTGCGAGATCGACCGCCGCTCGGTGCGGGTGCGGCTGACCGACAAGGGGCGCAACATCCGCACCCTCGTCGACGAACTCTTCCACCGGCATTCCGAAGGGCTCGAGGCGCGGCAGATCGTCGACCTGCAGGGGCTCGAGGACGTGAACAGCGGGTTGCGGCGGCTCGAACGGTTCTGGACCGACCAGATCCGCTACATCTACTGA
- the htpX gene encoding zinc metalloprotease HtpX, with amino-acid sequence MGYAKTALLMAAMTALFMGIGYLIGGSSGMVIALIFAGGMNAFSWWNSDRMVLRMHGAQPLSPGDRFGLHDMVAQLARNAGLPEPKVYLMDNPQPNAFATGRNPQNAAVAVTTGLLRSLSREELAGVVAHELAHIRNHDTAIMTVTATFAGAISMLANFAFFFGGSRDENRMGIVGTLAMMFLAPMAAGLVQMAISRTREYAADKAGAEICGNPLWLASALAQIQRGASHIDNLRAEANPATAHMFIINPLHMHKRDNLFATHPATENRIAALQEMAAQGGFRQGGYGQGGYGQGGYGQQRPAPRDGTRGDWGGAGSEFAGRFDGREVIEDDPERPSVAGRPRPVPRKRRDGDEGPWS; translated from the coding sequence ATGGGATATGCAAAGACGGCCCTTCTGATGGCCGCGATGACCGCCCTGTTCATGGGCATCGGCTATCTGATCGGCGGCAGCTCGGGCATGGTGATCGCGCTGATCTTCGCCGGCGGGATGAACGCCTTCAGCTGGTGGAACTCGGACAGGATGGTGCTGCGCATGCACGGCGCGCAGCCGCTCTCGCCGGGCGACCGCTTCGGGCTGCACGACATGGTGGCGCAGCTGGCGCGCAATGCCGGGCTGCCGGAGCCGAAGGTCTACCTGATGGACAACCCGCAGCCCAATGCCTTCGCCACCGGGCGCAACCCGCAGAACGCCGCCGTGGCGGTGACCACGGGCCTCTTGCGCAGCCTCTCGCGCGAGGAGCTGGCCGGGGTGGTGGCGCATGAGCTGGCGCATATCCGCAACCACGACACGGCGATCATGACGGTCACGGCGACCTTTGCCGGGGCGATCTCGATGCTGGCCAACTTCGCCTTCTTCTTCGGCGGCTCGCGCGACGAGAACCGCATGGGCATCGTCGGCACGCTGGCGATGATGTTCCTCGCGCCGATGGCGGCGGGGCTGGTTCAGATGGCGATCAGCCGGACGCGGGAATACGCCGCCGACAAGGCCGGGGCCGAGATCTGCGGCAACCCGCTGTGGCTCGCCTCGGCACTGGCGCAGATCCAGCGCGGCGCGTCGCATATCGACAACCTGCGGGCCGAGGCGAACCCGGCCACGGCGCACATGTTCATCATCAACCCGCTGCACATGCACAAGCGCGACAACCTCTTCGCCACCCACCCGGCGACCGAGAACCGCATCGCGGCGCTGCAGGAGATGGCGGCGCAGGGCGGCTTTCGGCAGGGAGGATACGGGCAGGGCGGCTACGGGCAGGGCGGTTACGGGCAGCAGCGCCCCGCGCCGCGGGACGGCACGCGCGGCGACTGGGGCGGCGCGGGCAGCGAGTTCGCCGGGCGCTTCGACGGGCGCGAGGTGATCGAGGACGACCCGGAGCGCCCGAGCGTCGCCGGACGTCCGCGCCCCGTGCCGCGCAAGCGCCGCGACGGCGACGAGGGGCCGTGGAGCTGA